The Streptomyces sp. Je 1-332 genome has a window encoding:
- a CDS encoding zinc-binding dehydrogenase, whose product MRAIRLHAFGGPENLRYEEVADPEPGPGQVRIAVKAAGVHLLDTALQKGAADELPFPLPELPMTPGREVAGVVDALGEGVDEQWLGRRVVTHLGLVNAGYAELAVRETDALFALPETLSYEAAIAMVGTGRMALGILRVAALEPDDVALVTAAAGGIGTLLVQAARNAGVTVVGVAGGPEKTARVRRLGADVAVDYNQPDWAEKVRAALGGREVSVAFDSVGGDAGRAALELLGCGGRFVMYGWSSGAPTELGTKDLQSGLLTATYALGPRIARVPGGLRGLQERALEEAARGTLVPEVTTFPLRDAGVAHAALLGRETVGKVVLSP is encoded by the coding sequence ATGCGAGCGATCCGACTGCACGCCTTCGGCGGGCCCGAGAACCTGCGGTACGAGGAGGTCGCCGACCCGGAGCCAGGACCCGGCCAGGTCCGGATCGCGGTCAAGGCCGCGGGAGTCCACCTCCTGGACACCGCGCTTCAGAAAGGGGCGGCCGACGAACTTCCCTTCCCGTTACCGGAGTTGCCGATGACACCCGGCCGGGAGGTGGCAGGCGTGGTCGACGCCCTCGGCGAAGGAGTGGACGAACAGTGGCTCGGCAGACGGGTGGTGACGCACCTGGGCCTGGTCAACGCGGGCTACGCGGAGCTGGCCGTGCGGGAGACGGACGCGCTGTTCGCTCTGCCCGAGACGCTCTCCTACGAGGCCGCGATCGCCATGGTCGGCACCGGCCGCATGGCGCTGGGCATCCTGCGCGTCGCCGCGCTCGAACCGGACGACGTGGCCCTGGTGACGGCCGCCGCGGGCGGCATCGGCACGCTCCTCGTGCAGGCCGCGAGGAACGCGGGCGTGACCGTGGTGGGCGTGGCGGGAGGCCCGGAGAAGACCGCGCGGGTCCGTCGGCTCGGCGCGGACGTGGCCGTCGACTACAACCAGCCCGACTGGGCCGAGAAGGTGCGGGCGGCGCTCGGGGGCCGTGAGGTGAGCGTCGCCTTCGACAGCGTGGGCGGTGACGCGGGGCGTGCCGCGCTCGAACTCCTGGGCTGCGGCGGCCGGTTCGTGATGTACGGCTGGTCGTCGGGCGCGCCCACGGAACTGGGCACGAAGGATCTTCAGAGCGGGCTCCTGACGGCGACGTACGCGCTGGGCCCGCGGATCGCACGCGTCCCCGGGGGCCTGCGGGGCCTCCAGGAGCGGGCGCTGGAGGAGGCGGCACGCGGCACGCTCGTACCGGAGGTGACGACGTTCCCGCTGCGGGACGCGGGGGTGGCACATGCGGCGCTGCTGGGGCGGGAGACGGTGGGAAAGGTGGTGCTGAGCCCGTGA
- a CDS encoding NADP-dependent oxidoreductase: MNADTAKTMRAAAFAAHGPAEVLRPVDLPVPEPGPGEVRVRVRAAGVMPFDIGLRKGEIRPPGAVFPVVPGNEFAGTVDATGSGVTGFGPGDPVLGFSLLGSYAQYVVVPAENLVAKPDAMEWAVAGGFSGNAQGAHMALSAMRVGAGDTVLINAAAGGLGTLAVQLARAWGARTVIGTASEPNHDHLRALGAIPVTYGEGLEERVRAIAPEGVDAALDGAGAEALRASAAVAKHPDRVITMVATEEARRLGLPELTGIRTAARLTEMTQLYAKGVLRVHIRAQYALDQAADAQREVERGHGRGKVILTASV; encoded by the coding sequence ATGAACGCTGACACAGCAAAGACGATGCGAGCCGCGGCGTTCGCGGCGCACGGTCCGGCGGAGGTGCTGCGTCCGGTCGATCTGCCCGTCCCGGAGCCCGGTCCGGGCGAGGTCCGTGTACGGGTGCGGGCGGCCGGCGTGATGCCCTTCGACATCGGGCTGCGGAAGGGGGAAATCCGGCCGCCGGGGGCGGTGTTCCCCGTGGTGCCGGGCAACGAGTTCGCGGGGACGGTCGACGCGACAGGCTCCGGAGTGACCGGCTTCGGCCCCGGCGATCCGGTGCTCGGCTTCTCCTTGCTCGGCTCGTACGCACAGTACGTCGTCGTCCCGGCGGAGAATCTGGTCGCCAAGCCGGACGCGATGGAGTGGGCGGTCGCGGGCGGCTTCTCGGGCAACGCGCAGGGCGCGCACATGGCGTTGAGCGCGATGCGGGTGGGCGCGGGCGACACGGTTCTGATCAACGCGGCGGCGGGCGGACTCGGCACGCTGGCGGTGCAGTTGGCGAGGGCGTGGGGCGCGAGGACGGTCATCGGAACGGCGAGCGAGCCCAACCACGACCACCTGCGGGCGCTGGGCGCGATCCCCGTGACGTACGGGGAGGGTCTGGAGGAGCGGGTCCGCGCGATCGCCCCGGAGGGCGTGGACGCGGCGCTCGACGGTGCGGGCGCGGAGGCGCTGCGTGCGTCGGCCGCGGTGGCCAAGCACCCCGACCGGGTCATCACGATGGTCGCCACGGAGGAGGCCCGGCGTCTCGGCCTCCCCGAACTCACCGGCATCAGAACGGCGGCCCGCCTCACGGAGATGACACAGCTGTACGCGAAGGGCGTGCTGCGGGTGCACATCCGCGCGCAGTACGCCCTGGACCAAGCGGCGGACGCACAGCGGGAGGTGGAACGGGGACATGGCCGAGGCAAGGTGATCCTGACGGCCAGCGTCTGA
- a CDS encoding AAA family ATPase, whose protein sequence is MLYGRGDEIARLDALLAQARQGHSAALVVRGEAGIGKSALLAHAAARSHDTRLLQATGIEAESELPFAGLHLLLHRVTDRIDTLPEPQARALRAALGLAPNAPADRFLIGLAVLTLLADLADEAGSLLCLVDDAQWLDQASADALLFAARRLAADGVVMLFAARDAHAPPFPAQGLPELRLTGLDDETAGDLLAEHAGDLPRYVREQIRAESGGNPLALRELPAAQREGHISVYGQHLSSLPSHSRLLRTFADRMSSLPRATRTLLVLAAAEGTGDLTVTAAAASKLGAGVTDLEPAERKELLSLDGGRLTFRHPMIRAAAYQSAPAGDRIAAHRALADALPCVGNVDRRAWHLAAATTEPDEYVAGVLEQTAEHARSRGGYAAVAAACERAAQLSPDGAHRARRLALAASAAADAGHNERAAELALRAAPAPDRPGRPRAARAGARLRGP, encoded by the coding sequence ATGCTCTACGGACGCGGCGATGAAATCGCAAGGCTGGACGCCCTGTTGGCCCAGGCCCGGCAGGGCCACAGCGCTGCCCTCGTAGTGCGAGGAGAGGCCGGCATCGGCAAGTCCGCGCTCCTCGCGCACGCCGCGGCCAGGAGCCACGACACCCGCCTGCTGCAGGCAACCGGCATCGAAGCCGAGAGCGAACTCCCCTTCGCCGGCCTGCACCTGCTCCTGCACCGCGTGACCGACCGGATCGACACCCTGCCGGAGCCGCAGGCAAGGGCGCTCCGCGCGGCCCTCGGCCTCGCCCCGAACGCACCGGCCGACCGCTTCCTCATCGGCCTGGCCGTCCTGACCCTCCTCGCGGACCTCGCCGACGAGGCCGGCTCCCTGCTCTGCCTGGTCGACGACGCCCAGTGGCTCGACCAGGCCTCCGCGGACGCCCTCCTCTTCGCCGCCCGGCGCCTCGCCGCCGACGGCGTGGTGATGCTGTTCGCCGCGCGTGACGCCCACGCACCGCCCTTCCCCGCCCAGGGCCTGCCCGAGCTGCGGCTCACCGGCCTCGACGACGAGACCGCGGGGGATCTCCTCGCCGAGCACGCGGGCGATCTCCCCCGCTACGTACGCGAGCAGATCCGCGCCGAGTCCGGCGGCAACCCGCTCGCCCTGCGCGAGCTGCCCGCGGCCCAGCGCGAGGGCCACATATCCGTCTACGGCCAGCACTTGAGCTCGCTGCCGAGCCACTCCCGCCTTCTGCGGACCTTCGCGGACCGGATGTCGTCGCTGCCCCGGGCCACCCGCACCCTGCTCGTGCTCGCGGCGGCGGAAGGGACCGGCGACCTGACCGTGACGGCGGCCGCGGCGAGCAAACTGGGCGCCGGCGTCACCGATCTGGAGCCCGCCGAGCGCAAGGAACTGCTCAGCCTGGACGGCGGGCGCCTCACTTTCCGGCACCCCATGATCCGCGCCGCCGCCTATCAGAGCGCCCCGGCCGGCGACCGGATCGCCGCGCACCGCGCACTGGCCGACGCTCTGCCCTGCGTGGGCAACGTGGACCGCAGGGCCTGGCATCTGGCGGCCGCCACCACGGAGCCCGACGAGTACGTCGCCGGTGTCCTGGAGCAGACCGCCGAACACGCGCGATCCCGCGGCGGCTACGCGGCCGTCGCCGCCGCCTGCGAACGCGCCGCCCAGCTCAGCCCGGACGGCGCGCACCGCGCCCGGCGCCTCGCGCTCGCCGCGTCGGCCGCCGCGGACGCGGGCCACAACGAACGCGCCGCCGAACTGGCCCTGCGCGCCGCCCCCGCACCTGACCGACCCGGTCGTCCTCGCGCAGCTCGCGCAGGTGCGCGCCTCCGTGGCCCGTGA
- a CDS encoding LuxR C-terminal-related transcriptional regulator has protein sequence MAREQGRLEASYSVLLDTAADIAPHAPQTAAFMAYEAMTAAWLAGHRQSIDEMSHRIAGLDVTTPPHALPYLPAAEGIARLAAGNPGGGLPPLRALFEGLRAERHDRGHTLRERVSIASWFSPLGALETGNDLAAELDRECREQGALGPLPLVLLLRTRARIFLGRHSCALMGATEGLRIAQDTGQPHYVGQLSGVLAYLAALDGDEERCRELAAKGDLRQVLPGQVWGGTAIAMLELGLGRHEAALRAYEDVAASPSGHTIVVLYCVPDRVEAAVRTGKADSVREPARTFAEWTEHTGAAGARALAARCRALLAPETEAEAAYEEALALHVDDGRPFERARTELLFGEWLRRAGRRSEARAPLRSALDTFELLASPPWAERARAELRATGESRVRHVGDEAPLERLTPQERQVVRLAATGLTNRDIGAQLFLSPRTVGYHLYNAYPKLGVASRGELTRLRFRDQEEATA, from the coding sequence GTGGCCCGTGAGCAGGGCCGCTTGGAGGCCTCGTACTCCGTGCTCCTGGACACGGCCGCCGACATCGCCCCGCACGCGCCACAGACGGCGGCGTTCATGGCGTACGAGGCGATGACCGCCGCCTGGCTCGCCGGGCACCGGCAGTCGATCGACGAGATGAGCCACCGGATCGCCGGACTCGACGTCACGACTCCCCCGCACGCCCTGCCCTACCTGCCGGCCGCCGAGGGTATCGCCCGGCTCGCGGCGGGCAATCCGGGCGGCGGACTCCCGCCGCTGCGCGCACTCTTCGAGGGTCTGCGGGCCGAGCGGCACGACCGCGGGCACACCTTGCGCGAACGCGTCTCGATCGCCTCCTGGTTCTCGCCGCTCGGCGCGCTGGAGACCGGCAACGACCTCGCCGCCGAGCTGGACCGCGAGTGTCGTGAGCAGGGCGCTCTGGGCCCGCTGCCGCTCGTGCTCCTCCTGCGCACCCGGGCGCGGATCTTCCTGGGCCGCCACAGCTGTGCCCTGATGGGCGCGACGGAGGGCCTGCGGATCGCCCAGGACACCGGACAGCCGCACTACGTGGGCCAGTTGTCGGGCGTCCTCGCCTACCTCGCCGCGCTCGACGGCGACGAGGAGCGCTGCCGCGAGCTCGCGGCCAAGGGTGATCTGCGGCAGGTGCTGCCCGGGCAGGTGTGGGGCGGGACCGCGATCGCCATGCTGGAGCTCGGCCTCGGCCGCCACGAGGCCGCGCTGCGGGCGTACGAGGACGTGGCGGCAAGCCCGTCCGGCCACACGATCGTCGTCCTGTACTGCGTGCCGGACCGGGTCGAGGCGGCCGTACGGACCGGGAAGGCCGATTCCGTACGGGAGCCGGCGAGGACGTTCGCCGAGTGGACCGAGCACACGGGAGCGGCCGGGGCGCGGGCGCTGGCCGCCCGCTGCCGTGCGCTGCTCGCCCCGGAGACGGAGGCGGAGGCCGCGTACGAGGAGGCTCTCGCGCTGCACGTCGACGACGGCCGCCCGTTCGAACGGGCCCGCACGGAGCTGCTCTTCGGGGAGTGGCTGCGCCGCGCGGGCCGCAGGAGCGAGGCCCGGGCGCCGCTGCGCTCGGCCCTCGACACCTTCGAGCTGCTGGCGTCGCCGCCGTGGGCCGAGCGGGCCCGCGCCGAGCTGCGGGCCACCGGCGAGAGCAGGGTGCGGCACGTCGGCGACGAGGCGCCTCTGGAACGGCTCACCCCGCAGGAGCGGCAGGTCGTGCGCCTGGCGGCGACCGGCCTGACCAACCGGGACATCGGCGCCCAGCTGTTCCTGTCACCGCGCACGGTGGGCTACCACCTCTACAACGCCTATCCGAAGCTGGGCGTGGCATCACGCGGCGAACTGACCCGCCTCCGGTTCCGGGACCAGGAGGAGGCCACGGCCTGA
- a CDS encoding amidohydrolase, with protein sequence MCDLHDQHEHEALPASGPSLSRRHIMQLLGAAGVTAGVMTADADPAMAAGADDSPAAYEAPEDLAADTPAKRAALDWITSHDDRITGLNAEIWDNAELSLREWKSSIAEADFLEQAGFDVQFGTAGFPTAFTATFTYGKGGPVLGFSGEYDALPGLSQHKGVGHHDPREYIHDPFAPSYGPGHGCGHSALGTAAAAAAAAVAQAAKKHRLPVTVKFFGSTAEEALIGKTYAVSKGVYDGLDAFLDWHPSTANATGWGTTTAMTAVTFTFLGVAGHGGTPLGNKSALDAAVMMATMSEFLREENLAPSGRLHWVINNGGDIPNVTPEIAEISYYVREGSPARVKVLLDKVIAVSEAAAKASQTSVRHRVTSACWNQLPAKAFAELLHANMREIGPPRFTDEAHDLAKELQESLGLPQKGMHDKIGELTPPNPVFMGGGSTDVADISWNVPTVSMGAALAPIGTKMHTWSTAACAAAGPGQAAVIAAAKYLAATAVDLITQPERLKAVKDEFKERTKGVSWRTALPDGYEPPMYEPPAWFLKKTGQKWPPPNITWPPKRVVSQEKFSSLGPELAPQK encoded by the coding sequence GTGTGTGACCTGCACGATCAGCATGAGCATGAAGCACTCCCCGCGAGCGGCCCGTCCCTGAGCCGCCGCCACATCATGCAGCTCCTCGGCGCGGCCGGTGTCACCGCCGGCGTCATGACCGCCGACGCGGACCCGGCGATGGCCGCGGGCGCCGACGACAGCCCCGCCGCCTACGAGGCTCCCGAAGACCTCGCGGCCGACACCCCCGCCAAGCGCGCCGCGCTCGACTGGATCACCTCCCACGACGACCGGATCACCGGCTTGAACGCCGAGATCTGGGACAACGCCGAGCTGTCCCTGCGCGAGTGGAAGTCCTCCATCGCCGAGGCCGACTTCCTCGAACAGGCCGGTTTCGACGTGCAGTTCGGCACCGCGGGCTTCCCGACGGCCTTCACCGCGACGTTCACGTACGGCAAGGGCGGACCGGTCCTCGGCTTCAGCGGCGAGTACGACGCGCTGCCCGGCCTCTCGCAGCACAAGGGCGTCGGCCACCATGACCCGCGCGAGTACATCCACGACCCCTTCGCCCCCAGCTACGGCCCCGGCCACGGCTGCGGCCACAGCGCGCTCGGCACGGCGGCAGCTGCCGCGGCGGCGGCCGTCGCGCAGGCGGCGAAGAAGCACCGCCTCCCCGTCACCGTGAAGTTCTTCGGCTCCACGGCGGAGGAAGCACTGATCGGCAAGACGTACGCCGTCAGCAAGGGCGTGTACGACGGACTCGACGCGTTCCTGGACTGGCACCCCTCGACGGCCAACGCGACCGGCTGGGGCACCACCACCGCGATGACCGCCGTCACCTTCACCTTCCTCGGTGTGGCAGGACACGGCGGCACCCCGCTCGGCAACAAGTCCGCGCTCGACGCCGCCGTGATGATGGCGACGATGTCGGAGTTCCTGCGCGAGGAGAACCTCGCGCCGAGCGGCCGCCTGCACTGGGTGATCAACAACGGCGGTGACATCCCGAACGTCACCCCGGAGATCGCCGAGATCTCGTACTACGTACGCGAAGGAAGCCCCGCCCGCGTCAAGGTCCTCCTGGACAAGGTGATCGCGGTCTCCGAGGCGGCTGCGAAGGCGTCGCAGACGTCCGTCCGTCACCGCGTCACATCGGCCTGCTGGAACCAGCTCCCGGCCAAGGCCTTCGCCGAACTCCTGCACGCGAACATGCGGGAGATAGGCCCGCCGCGCTTCACCGACGAGGCCCACGACCTGGCCAAGGAGCTCCAGGAGTCGCTGGGCCTGCCCCAGAAGGGCATGCACGACAAGATCGGCGAGCTGACCCCGCCCAACCCGGTGTTCATGGGCGGCGGTTCGACGGACGTCGCCGACATCAGCTGGAACGTCCCCACCGTCTCGATGGGCGCCGCCCTCGCCCCCATCGGCACCAAGATGCACACCTGGTCCACGGCCGCCTGCGCGGCGGCGGGTCCGGGCCAGGCCGCGGTGATCGCCGCGGCGAAGTACCTGGCGGCGACGGCGGTCGACCTGATCACGCAGCCCGAGCGTCTGAAGGCGGTCAAGGACGAGTTCAAGGAGCGCACGAAGGGCGTCAGTTGGCGGACCGCGCTGCCGGACGGCTACGAGCCGCCGATGTACGAACCTCCGGCGTGGTTCCTGAAGAAGACGGGTCAGAAGTGGCCGCCGCCGAACATCACATGGCCGCCGAAGCGGGTGGTGTCCCAGGAGAAGTTCTCCTCGCTGGGGCCGGAGCTCGCGCCCCAGAAGTAG
- a CDS encoding serine/threonine-protein kinase gives MSVNERVIAGRYRLLAPLGEGGMGTVWRARDEVLGREVAVKEVRAPAGLPAGEVDRLYARLEREAWAAARIPHRNVVTVYDVASEDGRPWIVMELVRGLSLSDVLDAEGPMAPQRAARVGAEVLAALRAAHDAGVLHRDVKPGNVLIANDGRVVLTDFGIAMVEGSSALTMTGEVVGSPEFLAPERALGQRPGPESDLWSLGVLLYASVEGHSPFRQDTPLSTLRAVVDEELPPPRNAGPLVPVIEGLLRKDPAARISAADAENQLRLVAAGGTPQVATPLPYMPTVTSQQQHQHQQAPAPSPPPPPPPSYRQEPVVTTTTTAPASRSRRTALVLIAGLVALALALGGLIYALANRDDGGGGGTTSGASEGSGGDGGGNGSGGSDGGKNGGSTSDGGDGGGSGDGGGGDGDSTGGGSTDGGGGGGNNGGGGNGGGSTTHPAQSVKVSVTGANTQYSGVCPPAAGQAPAFLATFTVGRTPVTVDYRWVTKSGEPGDPGWKTLSFASGGGKTKQVHHTETVDGEPGSTHQNEISVEVRSPVKADSNSVAYSVTCEEETPTGGASSYAPNE, from the coding sequence GTGAGCGTGAACGAGCGTGTGATCGCGGGGCGCTACCGCCTGCTCGCCCCTCTGGGCGAGGGCGGCATGGGCACGGTCTGGCGGGCCCGCGACGAAGTCCTCGGCCGCGAGGTCGCCGTCAAGGAAGTGCGTGCGCCCGCGGGGCTCCCGGCCGGCGAGGTCGACCGGTTGTACGCCCGCCTGGAGCGCGAGGCGTGGGCCGCCGCCCGTATCCCGCACCGCAATGTGGTGACGGTCTACGACGTGGCGAGCGAGGACGGGCGCCCGTGGATCGTCATGGAGCTCGTGCGGGGTCTTTCACTGTCCGACGTCCTGGACGCGGAGGGCCCGATGGCGCCGCAGCGTGCCGCCCGTGTGGGCGCCGAGGTGCTCGCCGCCCTGCGCGCGGCCCACGACGCCGGGGTCCTGCACCGCGACGTCAAGCCCGGCAACGTACTCATCGCGAACGACGGCCGTGTCGTCCTCACCGATTTCGGGATCGCCATGGTGGAGGGGAGTTCGGCCCTCACCATGACCGGCGAGGTGGTGGGCTCGCCCGAATTCCTGGCCCCGGAGCGGGCGTTGGGGCAGCGCCCCGGGCCCGAGTCGGATCTCTGGTCGCTGGGCGTGCTGCTCTACGCGTCCGTGGAGGGCCATTCGCCGTTCCGGCAGGACACCCCGCTCAGTACGTTGCGCGCGGTCGTCGACGAGGAGCTACCACCGCCCCGGAACGCGGGGCCATTGGTCCCGGTCATCGAGGGGCTGCTGCGCAAGGACCCCGCGGCCCGGATCTCCGCCGCCGACGCGGAGAACCAACTGCGGCTCGTCGCGGCGGGCGGGACCCCACAGGTGGCGACGCCCCTTCCGTACATGCCGACCGTCACGTCACAGCAGCAACATCAGCACCAGCAAGCGCCCGCCCCCTCTCCGCCTCCACCCCCGCCGCCTTCGTACCGGCAGGAGCCCGTCGTCACGACGACCACCACGGCTCCCGCTTCACGCTCGCGCCGCACTGCCCTCGTCCTCATCGCTGGCCTGGTCGCCCTGGCGCTGGCCCTGGGTGGACTCATCTACGCCCTGGCCAACCGCGACGACGGAGGCGGGGGCGGCACCACGAGCGGGGCCTCCGAGGGCAGTGGAGGCGACGGCGGCGGGAACGGGAGCGGTGGTTCCGACGGCGGCAAGAACGGCGGCAGCACGTCGGACGGCGGCGACGGCGGCGGGTCGGGCGACGGCGGCGGCGGTGACGGCGACTCCACCGGCGGCGGCTCCACGGACGGTGGCGGCGGAGGCGGCAACAACGGCGGTGGCGGCAACGGCGGCGGCTCGACCACGCACCCGGCACAGTCCGTCAAGGTCTCGGTCACCGGCGCGAACACGCAGTACAGCGGTGTCTGTCCGCCGGCCGCCGGGCAGGCACCCGCGTTCCTGGCGACGTTCACCGTGGGGCGGACCCCGGTCACGGTCGACTACCGCTGGGTGACCAAGTCCGGCGAGCCGGGCGACCCCGGCTGGAAGACACTCAGCTTCGCCTCCGGTGGAGGGAAGACCAAGCAGGTGCATCACACGGAGACGGTGGACGGGGAACCGGGCTCGACGCATCAGAACGAGATCAGCGTGGAGGTGCGCAGCCCGGTGAAGGCCGACTCGAACTCAGTTGCGTACTCCGTGACATGCGAGGAGGAGACCCCGACGGGCGGGGCCTCCTCCTATGCGCCGAACGAGTAG
- a CDS encoding SGNH/GDSL hydrolase family protein, producing the protein MRLSRITAYASSLLLATAFALTGATAAQADQQTDQQAAATGYVALGDSYSSGVGAGGYDSGSGDCKRTPRAYPALWAAANSPSSFNFTACSGARTGDVLANQLGPLGSGTGLVSLSVGGNDAGFADVMTTCVLQSESNCLARIAQARSYVETTLPGNLDRVYSAISAKAPAAQVVVLGYPRFYKLGGGCLAGLSEKERGAINSAADFLNSTTAKRAADHGFTFGDVTSTFAGHEICSGNPWLHSVNWTNIGESYHPKAAGQSGGYLPVFSAAAS; encoded by the coding sequence ATGAGATTGTCCCGAATCACGGCATACGCTTCCTCACTCCTCCTCGCCACCGCCTTCGCCCTCACCGGGGCCACAGCGGCTCAAGCGGACCAGCAGACCGATCAACAGGCCGCCGCCACCGGCTATGTGGCGCTCGGCGACTCCTACTCCTCCGGCGTCGGAGCCGGTGGATACGACAGCGGCAGCGGCGACTGCAAGCGCACCCCCCGCGCGTATCCGGCGCTCTGGGCGGCCGCCAACTCACCCTCCAGCTTCAACTTCACGGCTTGCTCGGGCGCCCGTACGGGTGACGTGCTGGCCAACCAACTCGGCCCGCTCGGCTCGGGAACGGGCCTCGTCAGCCTCTCCGTGGGCGGCAACGACGCCGGCTTCGCCGACGTCATGACGACCTGCGTGCTCCAGTCCGAGAGCAACTGTCTCGCCCGGATCGCACAGGCGCGCAGTTACGTCGAGACGACGCTCCCCGGCAACCTCGACCGGGTCTACTCGGCGATCAGCGCCAAGGCCCCGGCCGCCCAGGTCGTCGTGCTCGGCTACCCCCGCTTCTACAAGCTCGGCGGCGGCTGCCTCGCCGGCCTCTCCGAGAAGGAGCGCGGCGCCATCAACAGCGCCGCCGACTTCCTCAACTCCACGACCGCCAAGCGCGCCGCCGACCACGGCTTCACCTTCGGCGACGTGACCTCCACGTTCGCCGGACACGAGATCTGCTCCGGCAACCCGTGGCTGCACAGCGTCAACTGGACCAACATCGGCGAGTCCTACCACCCCAAGGCCGCGGGCCAGTCCGGCGGCTATCTCCCCGTGTTCAGCGCGGCGGCGTCCTGA
- a CDS encoding GNAT family N-acetyltransferase: MDITVHRPGELTAADRAAWTALQSKAHLNGSPELANPFLSPEFTLAVGHWRRGVRIAVVREGGEPAAFFPFQRSITGVGRAIGLGVSDCQGLVHRPGFTWDARELLRACGLAMYEFDHLAAGQEPFEAGASGSFASPVMDIDQGYEAYLERLRAKSPKFARTTFSKERRLGRDHGTVRYVHDERDPAALRTLMRWKSAQYRRTGRSDRFAQAWINQLVRQLFHTRSDQFAGLLSVLYVDEVPVAAHFGLRSERVIAQWFPAYDPEYAKYSPGLVMHLRMAEAAAADGIAYLDLGRGQKQYKDSLKTRELTVSEGWVALRHPAAIGHRARRAPVRALRNTVLSRPELFEPADKLLKRVGQIRSRKK, translated from the coding sequence GTGGACATCACCGTGCACCGGCCCGGAGAACTCACCGCCGCGGACCGGGCGGCCTGGACGGCGCTGCAGTCCAAGGCCCACCTCAACGGCTCGCCGGAACTGGCCAATCCGTTCCTCTCCCCCGAGTTCACCCTCGCGGTGGGTCACTGGCGGCGCGGGGTGCGGATCGCGGTCGTACGCGAGGGCGGCGAGCCGGCGGCCTTCTTCCCGTTCCAGAGATCCATCACCGGCGTCGGCCGGGCCATCGGCCTCGGCGTCTCCGACTGCCAGGGCCTGGTGCACCGGCCCGGCTTCACCTGGGACGCGCGGGAACTGTTACGGGCCTGCGGGCTCGCGATGTACGAGTTCGACCATCTGGCCGCCGGCCAGGAGCCGTTCGAGGCGGGCGCCTCCGGTTCCTTCGCCTCCCCCGTCATGGACATCGACCAGGGGTACGAGGCATATCTGGAGCGGCTCAGGGCGAAGTCGCCGAAGTTCGCGCGTACGACCTTCTCCAAGGAGCGCAGGCTCGGGCGCGACCACGGCACCGTGCGCTACGTGCACGACGAACGCGACCCCGCGGCCCTGCGCACCCTGATGCGGTGGAAGTCGGCCCAGTACCGCAGGACCGGGCGCAGCGACCGCTTCGCGCAGGCCTGGATCAACCAGCTCGTGCGCCAGCTCTTCCACACCAGGTCCGATCAGTTCGCCGGCCTCCTCTCCGTGCTGTACGTCGACGAGGTGCCGGTGGCCGCGCACTTCGGGCTGCGCTCCGAGCGGGTCATCGCCCAGTGGTTCCCCGCCTACGACCCGGAGTACGCCAAGTACTCGCCCGGCCTGGTCATGCATCTGCGCATGGCCGAGGCGGCCGCCGCCGACGGCATCGCGTACCTCGATCTGGGGCGGGGCCAGAAGCAGTACAAGGACTCCCTGAAGACACGCGAACTCACCGTGTCCGAGGGGTGGGTGGCTCTGCGCCATCCGGCAGCGATCGGTCACCGGGCGCGGCGCGCTCCGGTCAGGGCGCTGCGCAACACCGTCTTGTCACGACCGGAGCTGTTCGAACCGGCCGACAAGCTGCTGAAACGAGTGGGCCAAATTCGATCAAGAAAGAAGTAA